GTTCGCGCTCGTCGGGGAGTCGGGATCCGGCAAGACGATGACCTGCCGGTCCATCGTACGGCTGCTTCACCCGCCGGCGCACATCACGGGCGGTTCGGTCTACTTCCACGGTCGGGACCTGCTCCGCCTTTCCGAACGGGAGCTCGAAACCGTCCGGGGGCGCGGGATCGCGATGGTCTTCCAGGACCCGATGACCGCCCTCAACCCCGTGCTGACGATCGAGCGGCAGATCGCCGAAGCGCTCACCGACGCGCCCGCGGACCGCGGGGAGCGCCGGCGCCGCATCGTCACGCTGCTGCGCCAGGTCGGGATCCCGGACGCGGAGCGGCGGCTGCGCGCCTACCCGCACCAGTTGTCGGGCGGTCAGCGGCAGCGCGTGATGCTGGCCGTCGTCCTCGCGCGCCGCCCCTCCGTGCTGCTCGCGGACGAGCCGACGACCGCGCTCGACGTCACGATCCAGGCACAGATCCTCCGCCTGCTCGCGTCGCTCCAGCAGCAGCTCGGGATGGCGCTCGTCCTCGTGACGCACGACCTCGGCGTGGTGCGCCAGGTCGTGCACCGCGTCGCGGTGATGTACGCCGGGCAGATCGTCGAGACGGCGCCGACCGCGGAGCTGTTCGCACGACCGCGCCATCCGTATACCGCGGGGCTGATCGCGTCGGTGCCGAGCATGGACCGCGCGCGGCCGCTCGTGCCGATTCCCGGCACGCCGCCCGACTTTGTGAGCCTCCCGGACGGGTGCGCCTTCGCGCCGCGGTGTCCGCTCGCCGCCCCGGAGTGCCGGCAGGGCACGATCGCGCTGCGCGACGTCGCGCCGGATCACCTGAGCCGATGCCTCAAGGCGGAGATGGTGGGGGCACCCGTTGCCGTCTGAGCCCCGGGAGCGGACCGGCCGGCAGGATGCGCCGCCGCCGGCGCTCCTGCGCGTCCGCGATCTCGTCAAGCACTTCCCGCTGCCCCGCTCGCCGCTCGACGTCATCGCCGGACGCCCTCCTGAAGCGGTGCGCGCGGTCGACGGCGTGTCGTTCGACCTCGCCCGGGGTACGACGCTCGGGCTGGTCGGAGAATCCGGGTGCGGCAAGAGCACCCTCGGGCGGTGTCTCCTACGGCTCTATCAGCCCGACGCGGGCTCCATGTGGTACGGCGACGCGGATCTCGCGCGTCTCGACGAACGCGGCCTCGCACCGTTCCGCCGCCGAATGCAGGTCGTCCTGCAAGATCCGTACTCGTCGCTCGATCCTCGGCAGAGCGTGGGCAGCGCGCTGACGGAGGTGCTGACGGTGCACGGCGTGGGGACGCCGGCCGACCGTCCGTCCCGCGTGGCCAAGCTGCTGGCCCTCGTCGGCCTGGGCGCCGCGGACGCCCACAAGCACCCCGGCGAGTTCTCCGGCGGGCAGCGGCAGCGCATCAGCATCGCCCGCGCGCTCGCGGTCGGCCCGGAGCTGCTGGTCGCCGACGAACCCGTCTCCGCGCTCGACGTCTCCATTCAGGCGCAGATTCTCCAGCTCTTGCTCGAGCTGCGGACCTCGCTCGGGCTGACGATGATCTTCATCTCGCACGACCTGCGCGTGGTACGCTACCTGAGCGACCAGGTCGCCGTGATGTACCTCGGCAAGATCGTCGAGCAGGCGCCGGCGGCGGATCTGTTCGCCCGGCCGCTGCACCCGTACACGCTTGCGCTGCTCTCCGCGATCCCGGAAGTAGAGGCGCCGGCCCGCCAGACGATCGAGATCGAGGGCGAACCGCCGAGTGCGGTGCGGGTGCCGCAGGGATGCCGGTTTCA
This is a stretch of genomic DNA from bacterium. It encodes these proteins:
- a CDS encoding ABC transporter ATP-binding protein, which translates into the protein MSFAVAPGETFALVGESGSGKTMTCRSIVRLLHPPAHITGGSVYFHGRDLLRLSERELETVRGRGIAMVFQDPMTALNPVLTIERQIAEALTDAPADRGERRRRIVTLLRQVGIPDAERRLRAYPHQLSGGQRQRVMLAVVLARRPSVLLADEPTTALDVTIQAQILRLLASLQQQLGMALVLVTHDLGVVRQVVHRVAVMYAGQIVETAPTAELFARPRHPYTAGLIASVPSMDRARPLVPIPGTPPDFVSLPDGCAFAPRCPLAAPECRQGTIALRDVAPDHLSRCLKAEMVGAPVAV
- a CDS encoding oligopeptide/dipeptide ABC transporter ATP-binding protein, giving the protein MPSEPRERTGRQDAPPPALLRVRDLVKHFPLPRSPLDVIAGRPPEAVRAVDGVSFDLARGTTLGLVGESGCGKSTLGRCLLRLYQPDAGSMWYGDADLARLDERGLAPFRRRMQVVLQDPYSSLDPRQSVGSALTEVLTVHGVGTPADRPSRVAKLLALVGLGAADAHKHPGEFSGGQRQRISIARALAVGPELLVADEPVSALDVSIQAQILQLLLELRTSLGLTMIFISHDLRVVRYLSDQVAVMYLGKIVEQAPAADLFARPLHPYTLALLSAIPEVEAPARQTIEIEGEPPSAVRVPQGCRFHPRCPWRTERCLRETPELRALATGHVVACHEAEKIAQT